From Apium graveolens cultivar Ventura chromosome 9, ASM990537v1, whole genome shotgun sequence, the proteins below share one genomic window:
- the LOC141686250 gene encoding heat shock 70 kDa protein 7, chloroplastic-like: MASTAAQIHVLGPNYTPNPTRTNLKSPFFGTSLSFTTPKSSLLRLIKCSNRRNHVLRVAAEKVVGIDLGTTNSAVGAMEGGKPMIVTNAEGQRMTPFVVAYTKNGDRLVGQIAKRQAVVNPGNTFFSVKRDENGNVKLDCPAIGKQFAAEEISAQFNLLL; the protein is encoded by the exons ATGGCTTCCACTGCAGCTCAAATCCATGTCCTCGGACCCAATTACACCCCCAACCCGACCCGAACCAACTTAAAATCTCCATTTTTTGGAACCTCATTATCATTCACAACCCCCAAATCATCACTCCTGAGGCTAATAAAATGCAGTAACAGAAGAAACCATGTGTTACGTGTCGCGGCGGAGAAAGTGGTGGGGATTGATTTGGGGACTACTAATTCAGCCGTGGGTGCTATGGAAGGCGGGAAGCCAATGATTGTTACCAATGCGGAGGGGCAGAGAATGACACCGTTTGTGGTGGCGTATACGAAGAATGGGGATAGATTGGTGGGTCAAATTGCCAAAAGACAGGCTGTTGTTAACCCGGGGAATACCTTCTTTTCGGTTAAGAG AGATGAGAATGGGAATGTTAAGCTCGATTGTCCCGCCATTGGCAAACAATTTGCTGCCGAGGAAATTTCTGCTCAG TTCAATTTGTTGCTTTAA